The Kwoniella shivajii chromosome 5, complete sequence genomic interval CATTATGATTGAGTACTTACAGCGACCACCAAAAAGCGCGTCGATAAATTCTTATAGCTTGCAAGGGACTAGACGCTTTTTCCTGTTGTGCCGCCAAAATGAGTGTATCATCTCCGATTATTGCACCAGAATGGTCCAGTTGGACAGTTGCATCCTTGTTTGAGGTTTCTGGTCGTGTTACATCAGGTTGGACTTCGTACATCAGTACGCTATTGCTGAAATCGTTAGCATGCCGGTGAAGCTTTTTCCACTCACGTAAGCATGTCGTCCGAGAATGCATCGATGTCTTTGAGGGGATTTGCTGCGTTCATCTTATACTCGGTAAATCTTCATTGCTGTAAGAATGCGTAGACCAATGGCAAAGAATCGTTTCTGTAAGATAGCCTCAATGCGATGTTTTTGGTGTCTTCAACAAGATGCTGTGAAGAAGAGTAATCGGAATCAGGGATGATCGGCCTGCTGTCAATTACCACAGGTAGCAGCGATTCGGGGTGAGAATGTCTTAATCACCGCGATCTACCGCGGACAAAAAAGGGGTGTGCCTGATCGGGCCAGAAACACCGGCGAGGGATTCTGAAGGAACATGGCATCTTTGTGCATACGTCTATCTACAAGCAATGTCCTTATGCTACGTAATTGAACTATTCGGCTGAGATATCCTTACCAAATGAGTACATTCCTTCGATTACACTCAATACTGAAAGGAACTGCATGAGCAGCTTTTGCCTGCATATACGTTAGTGAATCCCCTGATATCAGATACTTAcgattgagattgatcacCCGATGGGTCATTGGATGTCGCCATCAAATGGATACCGACGAAGCGGACTGGACATAGTCAGCAACAGTTGATGGTTATGTGCGACTTACCTTTCTGAACTAGCGAAGGACCATTCGTAGCGACACATTCGACCGGGAGGCTGGGGACGTTCAGCGCTAGTACCGACTTCTGAACTTACCTGTTCAATCCATCTAGCAGTTCGCACGCAATGTTCTCCGCAGTGTCTTCTGCGGCCATCGAGGGGGGCATCATCGGAGTGAAAATCGCAAGCTGTGCTAACAGCGCCAGACGGGTCTTAAGAAGCACCAAGCGAACCACATGCTGTGTCACAAGAATATTTCCctgatttgatgatcagACAAGAGATCTGAAAGGGGAGAAGATTCTGAACTCACCTGCATTACAAGGAAGCTATTCAAAGCGTGCCCATTCTCTCCAACCCTGTGGAAAAAGTCGACGAAACGTGCGTGAAGCTTTGCCTCCCAATCAGTGGCAGGGCTGAACACGTCAGTGAATGTCATATCGTTCATAGACTCACCTGGCAGATCGAGAATCGTAAGCGTTTCGCAATCTTAGAGGATCGGGCACAGTCAAATAGGTGTGTATTGTCCTTTCCCGAAGCTCCTGTAACCGATGGAGATCCGCAAgaatctcttccatcattctGGGCGTTTTGCGCCGTTGTATTGCGAGAGTGTCGTTCAAGATTCGAAACAGACTGGTATTCACATTGAACCCAGCGATCAGAGGGGTAGTTCCCGATGGTTGAGGCAAAATTCCTGCCCTCGTTATCATGTCGTCATCCACCTCCGTTGGAAGACACAAGTCGTATGCATCATCAAGTGGAAGGCAGATTGCTCGAGCGCGCTGAAGCAGTCAGCCCTGACAACAACAGCTAAACTCACCAAACAAGCGGTGCTTTTGTCCGCTtggaagagaagctgaaagtCAGCGCTTTTCCGGTGAAGCTAGAACCTACCCAGTATATTCTTCGACGTATTTCGGTCTCAATTGCATCCAAACCGTGATAGCTCTGACCGTCAGCAACATGCAAAGAACATGTACACCCACCGATTCCTCATCCAAACGTAAAGCGAGAGCTAACTGATTTGCTTGTGCCGTGGTGATGATATGAGCCGTGTTGTTACCGAGGAACAAGTGTACAATACCCTCGCTGCGGGGATTAGCTGAGACAAAATTTCAAGCGGAGGCCCTCACAGATAGGCAATCACAACTGGATGTCAGCATTGGACTTTCGAGAACACAACTTACTCATAGAACTCGTGATAGTGGTAGATTCCTGTTATTTAGCCAATGTCCTTGTATTTTTCACTTACCTCCCATATATGGCTCATTTTTGCTCGAGAAACTTTGATACATGTTTTTACCAGAGGCTCAATGTCGTCGTTTTCCAGATATACCAGGTTCCTAGGCACCTGAACTAACGTGGAAGCGATGACCGTAAGTGCCAGagcaaagaagatgggatcTGTCCTATCACGCCGTGCCGTCAGATCGGCAATGAAAGTTGGTCGATGTAGACAGGGCGTCAAGGGATAGACCTGACATTAGCAAGCATTGTTTTTTGAAGACTTACATAATCGAAAAACAGGTTGAGAACGTTGTCGATGGTCGGGCCGGGAACGACCTGGTCTATTGCGTCTGGGAGTGAGCCGAGAAATGATGTGGCCGGCGAAGGCAGTGGGATAAATGGTGAATGCGCTGATCTGAAGAAGTTAGCGAATGAGTTTGGACAGTATTACTCACGAGGCTGATAGCTTTCTATCAAAATCAGCACTACCAAACTCGGATACCACAGATGATTTCCTCGTGAGGTCGGGAGTGAGATGTGAAGAGTCTTGAATGAAGCCATGAACAGCGTCGGAAACGGCGCTGTGGGTTATGTCAGTAATGTTGCTTCAGTACTGTCATTCTACACTTGCCTCAAATCACTAAGGtcgtcagctttgatatgcttctacttccacttACACTGGTGCCGGTCCTTTTCTCCTGATTGCTTTCACCCGCACGCAATCGATCGCGAAGCGTCGACATCGAGCACAAGGGAGTCTAGCAGCTTCTGGATGATCAAGTGGAACGAGTGGAGATGGCTCGCAGCGTCGCCTAATCGTTAGCCGATACGGAGacagtcaaactcactttccctttctacATGCTTCACAACCTATCATGTGCTCAGTAGAAAGCCTGGAGTGATATAGGAGCTACGTACTCGTAAGACCAGCCAATCCGTAACCAGGAgctttcccctttccttttttattTCCTTCCCCACCACTTTCATGCTCTGGACTCGCTCTCAATGGACCCATAGTCGCTGACCTCTGCTTGCCTTTGTCCAACAAGCTTGATGGACCCGCTGATGATCCTTCCTGCAGAGataacctcttcttctttttctcttgatcgCCCATTTCCCTCTCACTATCTGAATCTAAATTGTGGTTGAGACTTTTTGGTGAATCATGCAGTGTTCCGTTGACGTTGTATCCGGCCATTTTATCCTTTTGATCTCCTTTTTTTTCGCTATGCAAATTCAGATTCGAGGAAGGAATGGAGTTTCATTTAGCTACAGGAACCGGTCGCGTGTTGAGTGCGGAGATAGGTTCAGATGATATATGGGATTGCGGATGAAGAGATCCACCCCAAGTATTTATTCGGTACTCGCTGTAAAGATCAAGGGTGAAAAGATTGTCCGAATATATGTGAATGCTGTGTAGAACGAGAACGCCGAGGGTGATTCAACCAGCAACCTGAAGGGTGTGAGAAAAATGCGATGGCTTCGGTAGCACCGCCTTTCAAATCTGGCGTCGTCGATGATCCGCAATAAACGACCCGGGATTACGGGGTCAATCCCAGATTCGTGAAGGGATGCAGAGTGGGGGGAGGAATGGGGGGAAAGAAAAATCAGGTCTGAGTGTTCCTATTGACGCTTTGAGAATCACAGCATGGGTTCGGAGATGGTGAAATGTGGAATGGAGATGCATGAAGTCGCTTTTACAAATTGGCAGATATCGCTTTCCGGTTCAAAGTCATTTCAAGAACAACATGACAAAGTTATCATTATTAATGTTAGAGGTCTCTTGCACAGCCCCCAGAGTTATTTTATTAAATTATCTCCCCCCTGAACATCTCGTTCCTGGAAAAATTTACACATTCCTATTACTCGCTTCTGCATTCAGCAAGACAACATGCGAGACCATCGGTTATGAGGCTACATGGTACTACAATTATACAACGGTCGTTCATCTCATAGCACcagacatcatcatccctcGACTTCCTGCAACATTCATACCATATGCAGCACCGTTGCTGCCCGGTGTCCCAGGACCGAAGCTTTGCCTCAAGTTGGACGGCCCTGGACCGACCGCGGATCTCGGGAATAAAGCCGATGCCGTACCTGGGGACGCCGGACCTGAGGGAGATGCCGGTGTGCGGTTGTTGTTGGTATGAATTGGAATagtaggtgtaggtgtatACGGGTAAGATCCACGGTTGGGCGTTGTGTTGGCCCGATAGGAGTTGGACTGTCGAGCTGCAGCTGGTAGAGTGTGAGGAGGCGGTGGATTGTGACCTGGTACAGGTGGTGGTTGCATGATACCCGTTTTGACGGGGGGTGGAGGAGCATGGGGTGATGAGATTGCGGGATTGGTCGTACCTCCCAAAGTTTGACCTGCCATGGTTCGAGGTTTGACGGTGATGTTATCATGAAGAGCGTTTGGACGTCGAGGATCCAGTGTGCCGCGGATGGAGGGTAAATTGACAGGCAAAAATCGTCGTGCCAATTCATGAGCGAGTCCAGCTCTTGATGTGGAGGCGGAGAGCATTTTGGCGGGAGACAGGGTACCGGTGATTTTAGTGAGCGAAGTGAGCAGTTCCTCGGCTGGAAATTATCAGCGACGAACCAAGGTCAAGGATTGAAAGTGACTGACCGACTTGCTGTTCCCTTTCTGTCACTGTGGGAACTCCCTTATTAATCCTCACTTCCTGCCAAGCTTGTAACTCTGCAATTAAAGCACCGTTCTCGGCCAGAATATCATCGACCGTTTCCTTTGATTTGCCTTTGCCACTATCGACAACACCGAAATATCCACCTTCCTCGATGTGTTTTGACTTCCCCAATACCCTGTTCGACCATTCGTTATGCCTTGCGTGTTCATGCATTCCTTCCACCGCGGAGTAGTACCCTTGACCGCCTGTAGCCTCATAAGAATCAAATGTAGGCCCGAACGAAGCTGTAAATGTGGTCGATGATCCTTGCGGGATAGTGACTGTTCAGTTAGCGTTGCAATACAGTgacattcactcacctcctcGAGTTACGCTACCAAAGCCGCCCGACCCTCGCAAagctctcttctctttccaacgGTTCATTTTAAGGCTTGCTCGACGAATGACCGATTCAGAGAGTGAGGGCGGGTTATAAGACGCTTCACCGCTGACAGAAGATCGAAGGGATAGCGCAGTAGCATTTCCTGGTAGATTAGCGTTACGCTTGGCTGAAAGACTCACCAAAACTAGCACCTTCTGCCAACCTTTCAAGCAGGCTCAAATCCgttccttttctcttctccactTGTCTCGCATCTACTGCACTGGTAAACCAATCGCCCACTTGCGGAGTCTTCTGCATTAATGCCCATCGCTCAGCAGACATGCCATTTTCATTATTCTTTGGTTGTATCTCCATGAGGAGAGAATGCAGAGACGCGCAAAAGTTGTATATAGCATGAGGTGGAAAATGTGAAGGAAGGGGAGGTACCGGCAAATGAAATTGAGCTCTTGCGGGAACAGGATTCGGATATTGACATGGGACAAGGAGGTTTTCAGAAAATACGTGTATAACGTCCTGTATGTCAGCGAATTCAGATTACAGATCAACTTACCACCAGTGTGTTCCATGTGAGAGTGGATTGCTTTAATACAAAGCCTAAAGTgttttcttccttctgaGTAAAATCAGGCGGCAGCCAGAGGGCCAAGATATTATTGAGTGGAACGGGTAAGTTTTTGGCCATTCTAATTAGTCAGCTGTGATCACATTCAATTGACTCACTGTGCAATGACGACCGAAAGAGACTCTCGGACTGTCTTGTCAAGAGCGCCTTTGGCTTGCTCCTCGATTTTTTTCGGCTTTTCGGATACCACATTCAGCTTTAATGACAATTTCTGCCTCTTAGATTCGTGTTCAGAATCACCATGTGTTTTCTGGGGGGAGGTCGAAGTCGCTTTTGCAAGAGAGGACGGGGAGGAAAGGACGAATTTTAGAGGAATATCTGTGGATGCCTGTCGTTTGCGTTTGCTTCCCGGTGTGTCTGCGCGCGTGCTATTTAGCGTGACATTTGCGCCATAGGACAGACcctcaccttcatctttgacGGACCCCCGAGTCTCCCTCATAGGTCTCGGTGACATGCTGCGATGGCGCGTGAGAGGTGGAAGTATTCCAGGGTCAAGTAATGTTTTTGGATGATATTGCTTTGTATTTGTGACACACGCGCAACAGATCAGAAGTTCGGATGAAGTGATTTTATCGTGATGGTCGCGTAAACATGAAATCAAGCCGgtatctttctctttgccCTCGTTGTGCCCTCGTTGTCGGAAGCTGATGTGTTTGTCCGAAAGTAACGATGTACTCTGTCCAGTAGGTATGTGGACTATCAATAAGGTCTATAAACAATGCATTAATTGATCATGATACATGAACAAATCTACTTACCCTTTGGTCATCCCCACCACTGGATTCAGTAGTTTACGTAAGTGTCATGTGTGGTGGTAAACGGAGTTATCGGGGATATGAAGTGAGTGTGGCAGTTCTTCATCACCACAGCGGGAGCAAAAAGTAACTGGTTCAAGTAAAAGTTGGAATGATactctttgatcttttgatattTGTCAAGATTGTCTGCATGTTGTTGTCCAGTTGATAAGTTCAGGTACTATCGTTCAGTTATCATCTCGTCCACTATGTCAGCGAACAAGGGAAAGGTGAGCTCCCCCGTCCCTTCGTGTGCGGTACTAAATTGACTCTCACGACTGCTAGACTGCTCTCGCTCTCACAAGGGTTTGGCACCATACGTCAGCGGAAAACAGAGTTCTTGGTAATCTTGCAAGTAGAATAGCATGGGCTTTGATGGGAAAGCATAAGCCAACATATGATCCAGCAGGTGAGCAAGGATCCCAATGACATGGGTATAAGCTGATAATTCTTGTGTTCCAGTCGATGCCGGTGATTATGTTGTGGTCTCAAACGCCGCTCAAGTGCATTTGACAGGAAAAAAGGGCACAGATAAGGTGTATTATTCGCATACGGGATATATGGGAGGTTTAAAGGCTGTACCAATaacgaggatgaaggagagaCGGCCAGACGAGGTGAGTAGGGCTTTTGAACATgccaaagaagaatctgaCCCATTTGGTCAGATCATACGGCGAGCGGTATCAGGTATGCTGCCCAAAAATACATTTCGTGACAGACGTCTGGAACGTCTAAAGATCTTCGCTGGACCTGCGCCTGAGACATACGTGAATAACAGTCTGCAGACATGGAGGGATCAGGTGGGACAAGCGCAAGTGGAGAGCAAGTCTCAGCCTATGGTATAGGCGGATGTGTATATTATTCAGCATTGTAGAGCTTTTCCGGTGATAAGAAACGATAGTGTGTATTGCCTGAACTAAACTCGCAGGTAGTGTTCACATGTCATGAAAATACGTAAATCACTAATCAAACATACACATTAATCCGTATCTATTATATGGTGACAAAGAGCATCCAAAAATCCCTAACTATTTTATACAGCACTACCCacagctttcatctcttctgtTGGTGGACCTCTATAATAAAGTCAACACATTCTCTTAAATGATCAGACTCACGTTGATGACTGCCGCAATGGTGTCGCCAGTTTGGTAGGACTAGGTCTTAGTTCTACACTGTCTTGTCTCGTGTCGATTTGCGACGACACTCTAAGCCCTCTACCTCCGAGATTTGCCATTCCTCCACCATCGAGGATTTGCCCTTCAACGTCTAGTCCAGTTTTACTGATCAGACCCGTTCTGTCACTTGGCGTACCTGGACGTGAGTCAATGATTTTAGGGGAGAGATGGGACGACACCGCCGTGGCAGTGGTCCCGCTCGAGGTCGTTTGGTTTGCTGCACCGGGCGCTGCCGGATGATAGTACGAGCGTCTCTGAGTTTTAGTGTAATCAAAGATTTTAAAGCTGTAAGGAGTAAGCGCTCTATTCGGGATGTGAAGTGACTTACTGCTCCTCCATCATGCGCATTTCCGGAGTCATCATCTCAAGGtcttgaccttcttttcttttcctaGCTTTTAGTGGGTTTTCCTCTAATAATAGCTCTTCGAGTTCGTGTGTGGCGTCGAAATTTGCTCGTTTGGACTGCTAGCATCAGTAACGGCCATCGTCGGGAATCACTTACATCTGGTTCAAATGGAGGCACTACTTCTTTCTTATATAACTGATCCCAATTTATATTTCTGAACCAAGGATGGGACTTTATGTCGGccatacctcctccaccaggCCGATAGCCTAGTCGTCTGTTTGGATCTCGCTCCAGAAACTGGCATGTCAGCGCGTTCAATACCAGCCGACTTACCCCTCGGATCGCATGCATACCATCAGAAGAACACTTTCCTGGTGCATCTTCCGGCCATATCAACTGCTCATTGAGGATGGAGTTGGTGAGGGCAGTATTGGTTCGACCGCGGAAGGCTCTCTTTCCGAATAGTAGTTCGTATCTAAGTTGTGTCAGTGAGGGTCATTAAATGATCATTTTCGCTTACGCTAATATTCCCAATGACCAGAAATCAACAGGTGCAGAGTATCCTCGTTTCGTTAACACCTCGGGGGCTAAGCTTTTGTCAGCCTTCAGTCTTTCCAACACAAGGGACTCACCCATGTAAGCCATACTTCCGGCTACACCTGTTAACAATCTACGCTCCGAGAAGTGAACAGCAATGTTGAAATCGGTGATGTGAGCGTGTCCTTTCTcgtcaagaaggatgttGTCCGGTTTCAGATCTCTGCGGGGTATTTAGTCGATATTTTCTTATGCAGGTATACTCACCTATGGACTATTTTCTTGGAATGGAGGTAATCTATTGCTAGTGCTATTTCTGCTACGTAGAAACGTACTACTTCTTCACTCATGGCTCCTGCACGATCCAGATGGACTATATAGAAATCAGCGATGGACTGCTATTCAAACACTTACATCTGAGATCCCCTCCCAACATCAAATCCAGTACGAAGAAGCAGTTCTCATCGTCTTGAAAGGCATAACGCAGATTCACGACAAAAGGATGGTCAATCTGTTAGGTCAGCTTTATTATTCTGAAGTTCTCACTAACCTCTTCCAACAGCCTTCTCTCCTGTATTATATTCGCGACCGCCTTCATCTTGACGCATTTCGCCTTGTTGATGTATTTCAAAGCGTATAGTGTTTTGGAGTGTTTATGTTGGACGACCCGAACCTGTGTTGCTGTTAGTTCGACTAGCGTTGTTGTCACCCACCTTTCCAAAAGCACCTTTGCCGACACTACGAAGGAGATAAAAGTGGAATAGATTCACCTCGCCCTCGAAATCGATGGCCTGGAGATGTACCGTCAGTTTAGGGTGTAAAGTCGCGCACGTACCTCTGGTTTGCAGCATGCTGCACCCATGATTGGACTGGGCTTCACTGATGAGCTAGCGTAGGTCTCCCGTCGTTGGCTTGGCGAATCAAGTAGGtgcaatgatgatgatgagaagagacACGCTGGGCAGAAGGCGGGTGAAGGCTTTCAACAATTAACGTCTGCAAAGATAGATATAATGTAGGTTGATCAACATACATGGACGGCAAGAGAGGGAGTTTCCTGTGTACTCTCCACTGGATTCGAATAACacagagaaggaggagatcTCGCATGGTCCACATATACGGGGAGAATGGTGGAACAGTGCTCACGGGGATTGAAAACCGAAATGAAAATGACTCACGTTTTCAAGTCGAATATGATCGGTCctgttcttttctttccttttcttttcttttcttttctttttagcaattgatgatatgatattcCTGTCTTTTCGAAGACAATAAATGTTTTGTGAATGCGGTGGTGTTTTGAGGTGAAACAAGAGACAATAAAGAACCTTGTAGGGGGTTGTAAGGCACAAAGAAGTGTTCTTTTCGACAAGCACTGACTGATCTGGGTCTGATTGTCGGGGTGTCTCTTGAAGCTAGAAGctgattcaacttctatGGTAGGGATCGTTATGTGATGCAATGGAATGGATTTTGGTGGAGCATTGATAcatgagtgagtttgactgaTCAATGTATGTATCGTACATATATAATTGAGTAAGAGTAGTAATGTTTGGGTGATCACACACAAGCGGGGGTCTCAGGGTAAACAAGCCGCCCTCTTTCCCTAAATCCGCCAAAGCTTATTTTTTAGGACATCTACTTTAGTTGCTATTAAGTGCCATAGTGGATGCAAGTATGGTCTACAGACTTGTATCTATGCAAGTAACGCGGACATCTGCTTGACAGCTTCCTCACATTCTTCCTTGGTACCCACAGTCACCCTCAGACATCCCTCACAGCCTATTTCAGAACCTCGGAATCGGACCACAACACCTCTTGACTCTGCCATTGTCTTATACACCTCGACAGCTTTTGTGTTGCTTGGTTTACCCTCCTCGTCAAGAATCTCACAGAGCACAAAATTGGCCTGATTCCCACCGAGAATACGTCCGACACCTTTGGTGTTTGACAGCGCCTCAATGAGAGCTTTTCGGTTTTGATTCAAGGTAGCGACAGCGTGAGACATGGCTGCAATGCCTTCTATGGAAAGGGCAGAGAGGGCGAGAGATGCGGTTGGTAGTGATACATTATAAGGGGCTTTGGTATTTGTGAGGATTTGTACGAGCGGAGGAGGAGCAAGGAGATATCCAAGTCTATGTCATTAGCTTGTGACCACAGGTttttactcaccttataGCGGCCAATCCGAAACTTTTACTCAACGTTTGAGTGACACAAACGTTGGCATAATCATTGACCAGATTTGCTGCACTACTGCCTTCCGGTGAGAAATCGATGTATGCTTCGTCAACGACAACTACACCTCTGAACAAGGGGTTTTCGAGAACTCGTTTGATAGCATCCAGGGGGATTATAGTCCCAGTGGGATTGCCAGGGGAGCAGATGAAGAGCATTTTGAGGTCGGGGTTGGCTTTGAACGCTTCGTTCATCTGGAGAATGGTCAGttcttgatgatatctttctcAATTATTCAGTGACTCACAGCTTTCTCATCCAGTTGGAACCGTCCACCTTCGGTAGTCAACGGCACTTCCAACACTCCCACGTCATTGACATTAGCGGTGACTTTGTACATTCCGTAAGTTGGGGGACAGGTCATCACCCGATCTTTTCCAGGTACACAGAGCACTCGGTACAGCATGTCGATTACTTCATCACTCCCAACACCAAGAAATACCCACTCTTCATTCGGGACACCTCTGAATTTCGCGATGGATCGCTTCAAATCGTCGTGAGTGGGTGAAGGATATCGATTCAAGCTGGcgatttcagcttcagatAG includes:
- a CDS encoding ribosomal protein L13 codes for the protein MSANKGKTALALTRVWHHTSAENRVLGNLASRIAWALMGKHKPTYDPAVDAGDYVVVSNAAQVHLTGKKGTDKVYYSHTGYMGGLKAVPITRMKERRPDEIIRRAVSGMLPKNTFRDRRLERLKIFAGPAPETYVNNSLQTWRDQVGQAQVESKSQPMV